Proteins from one Pyrococcus kukulkanii genomic window:
- a CDS encoding metal-dependent transcriptional regulator encodes MVSKREEEYLEVMYLLQKNKGVIRVKDIAKVLHVKPPSVVDALKKLAEKGLVEYEKYDRILLTEEGRKIAERTYSKHVLLTEFFTNVLGIPPEIAEEDACQFEHYVHDITIQRIKEFISYVQEHCPYVLKQFLKKVREESGSGKVGEVADEHEGQDVH; translated from the coding sequence CTTCAGAAGAATAAGGGCGTGATTAGGGTTAAAGACATAGCTAAGGTTTTGCACGTTAAGCCCCCAAGCGTCGTTGATGCCCTGAAGAAGCTTGCCGAGAAAGGCTTGGTTGAGTACGAAAAATATGATAGGATACTCTTAACGGAAGAGGGCAGGAAGATAGCGGAAAGGACTTATTCTAAGCACGTCCTCCTTACAGAGTTCTTTACCAATGTCCTGGGAATTCCCCCTGAGATTGCGGAGGAAGATGCGTGCCAGTTCGAGCACTATGTCCATGACATAACAATCCAGAGGATAAAAGAGTTTATAAGCTATGTCCAGGAGCACTGCCCTTACGTCCTGAAGCAGTTCCTAAAAAAGGTAAGGGAAGAATCAGGCAGTGGCAAGGTAGGCGAAGTAGCCGATGAACACGAGGGTCAAGATGTACATTAG